TATTGCCGGGATAATATCTTGTATGGATTCGGGTGAAATTTCTTGTACAACATCTAAAATAGAAACTTCATGAAGCATTGATGTAGCTGACACTTCATCAGAAATACAAATAGAAGGCTCTAAAATTGCAACCTCATAGGTAAGCAATGTCTCGCCTTTTAAACTTTCTTTTTGATTAAGATGCGGACAGACAAAAAAGGCAAAAAAATGAAGGCCTATAGAAAGTGTGAATGCAATTGAAAACCGATATTTTTTAAGAATAAGTCTCAATGCATCCACACATAATTAAATTAAAATATTACAATTTGAAACCCAGGCTTAGCTTAAAGTTTCGTCCCATTTCAGGGATGTTCGCTAAATGTTTACGATAATATTTATTGAATAGATTATCAACACCGATATTGAATTCTATGCCTTTTGCCCAATTTTGTTGCGGTAAATAGGACATAAAGACATCATGCGTTGCAAAACCATGTGTTTTCTGTGGCGGTGTTTGCTCTGTTTGGTGACGTGCACGTTTTTGTTCACGATTGAAAATTGAACGCCAGCCTAATTTTGCATCAATTTCAGGTAAATTGGATCCTAACGTGAATGCAAATTTCATAGGCGGGACGCTTGCGATGCGACTTGCATGTGTTTTGTCATATCCATTCAAAGCAGAAAAACCAAAACCACCGAAAATATAATTGGATTCGTAAGCACCTTCGCCTTCAAAACCACGAATACGGGCTGAGGTAATATTTTCAATGGTCGTCGTCATCATACGAACACGACGTTCAATAAAATCATTGGCATGGGTTACAAAATAAGCCCATTTTGTTCTGAATTTATCTTGTTCCATGAAAATATTATCAAAAGTGAGGCCTAGACCAAATTCAGTTGTTTTAGCGCGTTCAGGGCTTAAGTTAGGGTTGGGTATAAAGAAGTTTGGAAAACGGGTCATAAAATGAATGCCGCCGCCATAAAGTTCTGTTAAGTGAGGTGCTCTGAAGGCTTCAGCATAGGATATGTACGTCATTAAACAATCAATGGGACGTAAAGTTGCTGAAAAAGACGTCGAGCCATGATGGTCATGTCTTTTAGGTAATTTAAGTTCTTTTGCAGGATGTGCATTAAAAGCATCGTGACGATAACCAGTTGCGATACTTAGCTTTTTAAAAAAAGTTATTTCTTCACGAATATAAAGACCAGTATTTGTAGCATGGGCTTTTGGAAATTGCGCGCGGGTTAAACCATTCCTGAAACCTTTTTGATCATCTTTGAAATGTTCAACACCATAGGTGATTTTAAGACCAAAATCCTCATTTGCTTTTATATTTGTCGTATTATAAACATCCAACCCATTGGTCGAAAATTTTGTTGTGTCAGCGCGTTTTAAGCGGGGCACAATATCATTGTTAACTTTATCTTTAATGTTTGTGTCTGTATTGTAAATTTTAGCATTTAAATGTACCCAAGGGTTTTCATCATTTTGGTAAACATATCCCAATGTGCTTGTTAATTGTCTTGTATCACGCAATACTGGAAAATTTAAATCTGGTCCTAAAAACATATTTAAATTAGACATTCTTAAATTAATTTGATCTGAATTTAAAAGATTAGGGGTAGAAAGTGTCGACAAATTATCTTTAAAAACTAAAAAGGAACCTGTTACTTTATGGGAGTCTAAAATATAAGCATTTGCTTTAAACAAACCAGATTTAATTTCGTCCGCTGAATAACGGATTTTTTTATTTTTACCAGTTTTTAAATCGTCACTATCACGAAATACAAAACTTGTAAGACCATCGATGCGATCTTCATACCGACCATAAAGAGATGTATTGGCTAAAAATTCTTTTTGATTGCTGCCATAGCCTATTTTAGCTTTAGCACCCCAATCTTCACCTTTACGCAAAAGATCTTTAGCCTCTAAAGTTCTAAAACCGACAATACCACCAATAGCACCACTTCCATAAAGACTTGATTGAGGTCCACGCAATACATCAATTTCGCTTAAAAATTCAGGATCCATAAAGACGCCGCCATTATGTCCAAAATTAAAATTTTGTCGTGCACCATCAACGCGTAAAACTGTTCTATTTTGACCGAAACCGCGAATATTTACTTGTTCAGCTGTTTTACGGGGTCCCCCTGAAATTTCGACTGAAGGTGTCATTTTAAATAGATCGGAAAGGCGTTCTGCTTGGATGTTATTTAAATCATCTTGATTTATATGGCTTGTGGATCCAGCAACATCAAAAACTTTTTTTTCAGTTTTTGTTGCAATAACCGCCATATTATCAAATTTTGTTATGGGTTCATGAGCAAAGGCTGGCAAAAAATGAGTAGCAAATAAGATTGCTATTATTGTCAAACGACCAAACATAAGATTCTCCAAATCTAAAAATCATGCTTGTGCCTAACATATTTTCATTTTTTCTATAAGGCTTGTCGCGCATAAAATAGTTATTTTTTTTAGGCTTAGATTTAAATGCAACAGATCTTGCTTTATACAACGAATGTGTATAGGTCTTTACTAATGCTGTATCAATCTCTATGTTTTTGTATATAGTTCACATAACGCAATTATTTTGTGAGGAAAAGAGTGACGCTTGTAGCGCCAAGAATTACAGGAAATCCAAGGCAACTTCTTAAAAGAATGCGCGATGTGATGGCAGCCCGTGGCACAGTCGCCCATCGGTTGAATCTTATCGTAAAATTAATTGCAACAGAATTACGGGCCGATATTTGTTCTCTTTATTTACTAAAATCTAATCAAATTTTAGAACTTTATGCGATTCAGGGCGAAGACATTGAACATGCACAACTTAAAAAAATAGTTGTGGGGCAAGGTCTTATCGGATCAATCGCTTCAAGTGCACTTCCTATTGCGCTTAATAACACACAGCCTTATCACTTTATGAACCAACATGAACACACTGAAAAACAACAAAGTTTTCAATCTTTCATGGGCGTTCCTATTTTACGAGACGGTGAAGTTATTGGTGTTATTTCAGCGCAAAGTTACGTTAATCGTACATATCTAGAAGATGAAATAGAAACACTTGAAATTATAGCAACTGTATTTGCTGAACTTATCGCAGGCGGACAATTAGTTAATTTAACAGCGCCTGAAACAGTTATGTTGCCAGCACGTCTTGAAGGCAAACGTATTATTTCTGGCATTGCGATTGGTCAAGCTTTATTACATCAACCACGCATAGACCTTAAAAGATTACTCGCGGATAATCCTGACATTGAAATTCAACGTCTTGATAAAGCTTTAGAAGATATTAATAAAGCAATTCAAACTTACGTTAAACGTGACAATGTTCAATTCAAAAGTGATTACGAAGAAGTTCTAGAAAATTACCGTTCTATTTTTAATGATTTCAGGTGGATCACTAAAATAAAAGAAGCCATTTATGAAGGTTTAACGGCAGAAGCCGCTGTTTATAAAGTGCGTAACGATACACAAGCCCGTTTCAAACAAATCCAAGATCCTATATTTCGCGAAAAATTATCAGAATTTGAAGATCTTAATAACCGTCTTTATTACCATCTGACAGGTCAAGAAAATCTTGGCAAACGTAAGATTCCATCTAATGCCATTTTGTTTGCACGTAATATGGCGAGTGCTGAATTGCTTGATTATGATCGTGACTCTTTAAAAGGGCTCGTCCTTGAAGAAGCAACCATTCATTCTCATGTCGCGATTGTTGCACGTTCCCTAGATTTACCTTTTGTAAGCCATGTTGAGCAAATTCTTAACAATGTTTATGATAATGATCCCGTTATTTTGGATGCTGAACAAGGCATTATTTATATCCGCCCCCAAGAAGATGTTTTAGAATCTTATCAAGATCGTCTTAATTTTCTTAAAGAAAATTTAAATTACTATTTTAAGGGACTTGATTTACCTTCTTCCACACAAGATGGATCTAAAATTTCGTTAAAAATTAATGCGGGCTTTCAATCAGATCTTAAAAATTTAAAAGAATACGGCGTTGAAGGCGTTGGTCTTTATAGATCAGAAATACCTTTCATGGTGAAATCGAAATTTCCGAATGTCGCAGAACAAATTGAAATCTATCAATCTATTTATAAAATTATCGGCGATTTGCCGATTAATTTTAGAACAATTGATATAGGTGGGGATAAAATTCTGCCTTATTTAAAATTACAAGGCGGGGAAGAAAATCCTGCAATGGGTTGGCGTTCTTTGCGCATTACTTTAGATCGTCCTTTTATTTTGCGTCAACAAATTCGCGCTTTGCTTGAAGCATCACAACATAAACAACTTAATATCATGTTTCCGATGGTGACAGAAGTTGCAGAATTTTTAAAAGCAAAAGAAATTTTAGATTTAGAAATCAATCGTCAAAAAGAAAAAAACAAATCATTACCTAGCAAAATAAAAATTGGCGCGATGATCGAAGTGCCAAGTATTATCTGGCAACTCGATCAATTATTACCTCATCTTTCTTTTGTTTCTTTAGGTACAAATGATCTTGCACAATTCTTTTTTGCAAGTGATCGCAATAATGCGTATTTAGGTGAGCGTTACGATGTTTTATCACCCTCTTTTTTAAGATGTCTTCAGCATGTTGCGCAAAAATGTAAAAAAGAAAATGTTGATTTATCGGTTTGTGGTGAAATGGCTGGAAGACCATTGGATGCCTTGGCTTTAATTGGCTTAGGCATACAAGAATTAAGCGTTTCATCTTCAAAGATTCCTGCTTTGAAAAAAATGATTTCAACAATTTCGTGCGATATTATAAAACCCTATCTTGAAGCATTGATGAATGCGAATGATCATTCTATTCGCGAAAAATTAAGACAATTTGCACAAGATCATGGTATCGTAGTACACTGAGTCTAAGTTTTATTCTTATAAGAGTACATTATGTCTGAAAATGATTTAAACCAAGAACCTGTTAATTCTTCTCGTATCGAATTAGGAGAAATTTTAAAAAAAGAACGTGAAAAACTTGGTTTGTCTTATGAAGATGTTGCTGCAACCATCCGCATTCGAGCTACCTTGCTAAAGGCTTTAGAAGCAGGTGATTATGCTTCTTTTTCATCAGTGACTTACATTAAAGGCTTTATTAAATCTTATGCACAATTTTTAAAAATTCCATTTGAGCCTCTTTTTGAACTTTACGAAAAAGAACCACACGAAAAAATTCCTTCTGCCCATCTTAGTTTTGCTGATGTCCCAAAATCAAAAAAAGGGCCTGGTAAAAAAATTATCCTAAGCGCCAGTTTTTGTTTGATTGTTTTAGCTTTGATTAATATTAACTGGGAAAAAGTAAAATCATTTATTGAAGAACGATATGATATACCAGAACGTTTAGTGCAAAATTTATCTAAAGAAGGTGACGCAACTGTTGTTTTGAAAGCCAATGAAGAAGCATTGTTGCAAGAAGAGCCTGATAACATTGAAACTCAACCCATACCTATT
This genomic window from Alphaproteobacteria bacterium contains:
- a CDS encoding TonB-dependent hemoglobin/transferrin/lactoferrin family receptor, whose product is MFGRLTIIAILFATHFLPAFAHEPITKFDNMAVIATKTEKKVFDVAGSTSHINQDDLNNIQAERLSDLFKMTPSVEISGGPRKTAEQVNIRGFGQNRTVLRVDGARQNFNFGHNGGVFMDPEFLSEIDVLRGPQSSLYGSGAIGGIVGFRTLEAKDLLRKGEDWGAKAKIGYGSNQKEFLANTSLYGRYEDRIDGLTSFVFRDSDDLKTGKNKKIRYSADEIKSGLFKANAYILDSHKVTGSFLVFKDNLSTLSTPNLLNSDQINLRMSNLNMFLGPDLNFPVLRDTRQLTSTLGYVYQNDENPWVHLNAKIYNTDTNIKDKVNNDIVPRLKRADTTKFSTNGLDVYNTTNIKANEDFGLKITYGVEHFKDDQKGFRNGLTRAQFPKAHATNTGLYIREEITFFKKLSIATGYRHDAFNAHPAKELKLPKRHDHHGSTSFSATLRPIDCLMTYISYAEAFRAPHLTELYGGGIHFMTRFPNFFIPNPNLSPERAKTTEFGLGLTFDNIFMEQDKFRTKWAYFVTHANDFIERRVRMMTTTIENITSARIRGFEGEGAYESNYIFGGFGFSALNGYDKTHASRIASVPPMKFAFTLGSNLPEIDAKLGWRSIFNREQKRARHQTEQTPPQKTHGFATHDVFMSYLPQQNWAKGIEFNIGVDNLFNKYYRKHLANIPEMGRNFKLSLGFKL
- the ptsP gene encoding phosphoenolpyruvate--protein phosphotransferase; protein product: MTLVAPRITGNPRQLLKRMRDVMAARGTVAHRLNLIVKLIATELRADICSLYLLKSNQILELYAIQGEDIEHAQLKKIVVGQGLIGSIASSALPIALNNTQPYHFMNQHEHTEKQQSFQSFMGVPILRDGEVIGVISAQSYVNRTYLEDEIETLEIIATVFAELIAGGQLVNLTAPETVMLPARLEGKRIISGIAIGQALLHQPRIDLKRLLADNPDIEIQRLDKALEDINKAIQTYVKRDNVQFKSDYEEVLENYRSIFNDFRWITKIKEAIYEGLTAEAAVYKVRNDTQARFKQIQDPIFREKLSEFEDLNNRLYYHLTGQENLGKRKIPSNAILFARNMASAELLDYDRDSLKGLVLEEATIHSHVAIVARSLDLPFVSHVEQILNNVYDNDPVILDAEQGIIYIRPQEDVLESYQDRLNFLKENLNYYFKGLDLPSSTQDGSKISLKINAGFQSDLKNLKEYGVEGVGLYRSEIPFMVKSKFPNVAEQIEIYQSIYKIIGDLPINFRTIDIGGDKILPYLKLQGGEENPAMGWRSLRITLDRPFILRQQIRALLEASQHKQLNIMFPMVTEVAEFLKAKEILDLEINRQKEKNKSLPSKIKIGAMIEVPSIIWQLDQLLPHLSFVSLGTNDLAQFFFASDRNNAYLGERYDVLSPSFLRCLQHVAQKCKKENVDLSVCGEMAGRPLDALALIGLGIQELSVSSSKIPALKKMISTISCDIIKPYLEALMNANDHSIREKLRQFAQDHGIVVH
- a CDS encoding helix-turn-helix domain-containing protein, with amino-acid sequence MSENDLNQEPVNSSRIELGEILKKEREKLGLSYEDVAATIRIRATLLKALEAGDYASFSSVTYIKGFIKSYAQFLKIPFEPLFELYEKEPHEKIPSAHLSFADVPKSKKGPGKKIILSASFCLIVLALININWEKVKSFIEERYDIPERLVQNLSKEGDATVVLKANEEALLQEEPDNIETQPIPIVEQLTPFGDEKIFLIEIPKTNKPILKSDKATLVPNQNAWIELYNGEELLLRTELKSIQNYLMPKNNATTLLIKGTNDVKIFNDEKEINLEKSLTCDDYHCSLVEAAG